A window of the Arachis duranensis cultivar V14167 chromosome 5, aradu.V14167.gnm2.J7QH, whole genome shotgun sequence genome harbors these coding sequences:
- the LOC107488269 gene encoding phosphoglycerate mutase-like protein AT74H, translated as MGALPLQLATRIECCHGHHHIKGTNGNNNDSQRFPEKNPVRSVECIPPRPKRIILVRHGESQGNVDESVYARVPDPKIGLTSKGKAQSEECGRRINDIIQKDGDHNWQLYFYVSPYRRTLETLQSLARPFPRHRIAGFREEPRLREQDFGNFQNREKMRVEKAMRQLYGRFFYRFPNGESAADVYDRITGFRETLRADINIGRFQPPAERHVDMSLVIVSHGLTIRVFLMRWFKWTVAQFEGLHNLHNGNMLVMERGYGGRYSLLMHHDEKELRRFGLTDEMLIDQEWHKYARPADLNYDCPMVNSFFPHLNEEETCNTGEQLSR; from the exons ATGGGTGCGTTGCCTTTGCAACTTGCAACAAGAATAGAGTGCTGCCATGGCCATCACCATATAAAAGGAACAAACGGCAATAATAATGACTCCCAAAGATTCCCAGAGAAGAATCCTGTGAGGAGCGTGGAGTGTATTCCTCCGCGGCCAAAGAGAATAATATTAGTTCGGCACGGTGAGAGCCAAGGGAACGTGGACGAGAGCGTGTACGCGAGGGTGCCTGATCCCAAGATTGGACTCACGAGCAAAGGCAAGGCTCAATCGGAGGAATGCGGCCGCCGCATCAACGACATCATCCAGAAAGACGGTGACCACAACTGGCAACTCTACTTCTACGTCTCACCTTATCGGAGGACCCTTGAAACCCTCCAGAGCCTCGCTCGCCCCTTCCCACGCCACAGAATCGCAGGCTTCAGAGAAGAGCCACGCCTCCGAGAGCAAGATTTCGGCAATTTCCAGAACAGAGAGAAGATGAGAGTGGAGAAAGCAATGCGCCAGCTCTATGGTCGTTTCTTTTACCGCTTCCCTAATGGAGAATCTGCCGCAGATGTGTATGATAGAATCACGGGATTCAGAGAAACCCTCAGAGCAGATATTAACATAGGGCGCTTTCAGCCACCTGCGGAACGCCACGTGGACATGAGCTTGGTCATCGTTTCCCACGGTCTAACCATTCGAGTATTTCTTATGAGGTGGTTCAAGTGGACCGTTGCCCAGTTCGAAGGCCTCCATAATTTGCACAACGGTAATATGCTTGTCATGGAAAGAGGTTACGGTGGAAG GTATAGCTTACTGATGCATCACGATGAAAAAGAGCTAAGACGATTTGGATTGACTGATGAGATGCTCATTGATCAGGAGTG GCATAAATATGCAAGGCCTGCTGATCTCAATTACGATTGTCCAATGGTGAATTCCTTCTTTCCCCATCTCAACGAAGAAGAAACATGCAACACTGGTGAGCAACTAAGTAGATAA
- the LOC107488271 gene encoding brassinosteroid-responsive RING protein 1-like: MGFPVGYTELLLPKLFLQILSLLSFLRKLISALFHYLGLQHFLEPDTINHHPLHPQFQSVSALLIREILPVVRFQEVADPAEESCAVCLYEFQGDDEIRRLRNCRHIFHRRCLDRWMGYEQRTCPLCRTPLIPYDMQACFNQSLWDASAIPEFS; this comes from the coding sequence ATGGGATTTCCGGTGGGATACACAGAGCTTCTCTTACCCAAGCTCTTCCTCCAAATACTCTCCCTCCTCTCTTTCCTCAGAAAACTCATCTCCGCTCTCTTCCATTACCTCGGCCTCCAACACTTCTTGGAACCCGATACCATCAACCACCACCCTCTCCACCCCCAATTCCAGTCCGTCTCCGCACTCCTCATCAGGGAAATCCTGCCGGTGGTCAGGTTTCAGGAGGTGGCGGACCCGGCGGAGGAGAGCTGCGCGGTGTGCTTGTACGAGTTCCAAGGGGACGACGAGATCCGACGCCTCAGAAACTGCCGGCACATATTCCACCGGAGATGCCTTGACCGTTGGATGGGGTACGAACAGAGGACGTGCCCGTTGTGCCGGACACCGCTCATACCGTACGATATGCAAGCTTGCTTCAATCAGAGCCTCTGGGATGCTTCTGCCATCCCTGAATTCTCCtag